A region of Salinibacter sp. 10B DNA encodes the following proteins:
- a CDS encoding response regulator transcription factor, which yields MSLTAAIADNHDVTRWGMRSAIEGMQGRVVASVQTGLDAVSAVEEHAPEVLVLSLRLPHLNGLDVLYYLQEKSLPVKTVVLTTSEKERRVREVFGRGAHAYVRKRDSLEEICAAITTVRRGERYLSNALPKSYMAEAGAPEALESDPYRVLTIREREVVQMTAEGYTSREIGEQLGISPRTVEKHRENIKGKLGVRSIVEMADQTYQRGYVPGPRVLRSRNRESRMA from the coding sequence ATGTCTTTGACTGCTGCCATTGCCGACAACCACGACGTGACCCGATGGGGCATGCGTTCTGCCATTGAAGGAATGCAGGGACGCGTGGTGGCCTCCGTCCAAACTGGACTGGACGCCGTATCGGCGGTGGAGGAGCACGCCCCCGAGGTGCTCGTGCTTAGCCTTCGACTACCGCACCTGAATGGGCTCGACGTGTTGTACTATCTTCAGGAGAAGTCCCTTCCGGTAAAGACCGTAGTTCTCACCACGTCGGAGAAGGAGCGCCGTGTGAGAGAGGTGTTCGGGCGCGGGGCTCATGCTTACGTACGGAAGCGCGATTCACTGGAAGAGATCTGTGCCGCGATTACGACCGTGCGACGGGGGGAACGCTATCTAAGCAATGCTCTTCCGAAGTCCTACATGGCAGAGGCAGGGGCGCCGGAGGCGCTGGAGTCCGATCCGTATCGGGTTCTCACAATCCGGGAGCGGGAAGTGGTGCAGATGACGGCGGAGGGCTATACGAGCCGAGAGATCGGCGAGCAGCTCGGCATTAGTCCCCGGACAGTGGAAAAGCACCGAGAGAATATTAAGGGGAAGCTCGGAGTTCGAAGCATAGTAGAGATGGCCGACCAGACATATCAGCGCGGCTACGTGCCAGGGCCGCGTGTACTTCGTTCCCGGAATCGCGAATCGAGAATGGCATAG
- the pstC gene encoding phosphate ABC transporter permease subunit PstC produces the protein MSTESSTATNAPETTTTAASRPADDLRQQIYNSPKERAIKYVLGACALVSVLTTLGIAAVLVIESIPFFQSVALGEFFGDTRWTPQFANKHFGIWALLSGTVLVTVISAVVALPVGLASAIYISEYATDWVRQILKPGLELLAGVPTVVYGYFALTFVTPLLQTVIPGLGVYNALSGGIVVGIMIIPMVASLSEDALQAVPDSLGEAAYALGATKFETVLSVNVPAAFSGIMASFILAVSRAIGETMIVTLAAGATPKMTLDPTQSIQTMTAFIVQVSKGDTPQGTIVYQSIFAVGLVLFLITLAMNILANRITRRYQEKY, from the coding sequence ATGAGTACGGAGTCCTCCACGGCCACAAACGCCCCTGAAACGACGACCACTGCGGCGTCGCGCCCGGCCGACGATCTCCGGCAGCAGATCTATAACAGTCCCAAGGAGCGGGCCATCAAGTACGTGCTTGGGGCCTGTGCTTTGGTGAGCGTGCTTACGACGCTCGGCATTGCGGCCGTGCTCGTCATCGAGTCGATTCCCTTCTTCCAGTCGGTGGCCCTCGGCGAGTTTTTCGGGGACACGCGGTGGACGCCGCAGTTTGCCAACAAGCACTTCGGCATCTGGGCCCTGCTGAGCGGCACGGTGCTGGTGACGGTCATCTCGGCGGTCGTGGCCCTGCCGGTGGGGTTGGCCAGCGCCATTTATATCTCGGAGTACGCCACGGACTGGGTGCGTCAGATTCTGAAGCCGGGGCTGGAGCTGCTGGCCGGGGTGCCGACGGTCGTGTACGGCTACTTTGCCCTCACCTTCGTAACTCCTCTGCTGCAAACCGTCATCCCGGGGTTGGGGGTCTATAACGCCCTTAGCGGTGGCATCGTGGTGGGCATCATGATCATCCCGATGGTCGCATCGCTGAGCGAGGATGCTCTTCAGGCTGTCCCCGACAGTCTCGGGGAAGCCGCCTACGCGCTCGGCGCCACGAAATTTGAAACCGTTCTCAGCGTCAACGTGCCGGCGGCGTTCAGTGGCATCATGGCGAGCTTCATTCTGGCTGTGAGTCGAGCCATTGGGGAGACAATGATTGTGACGCTGGCGGCGGGAGCCACGCCGAAGATGACGCTTGACCCCACGCAGTCGATTCAGACAATGACGGCCTTCATCGTGCAGGTGAGCAAAGGCGACACGCCACAGGGCACCATTGTGTATCAGAGCATCTTCGCCGTGGGGTTGGTGCTCTTCCTCATCACCCTTGCGATGAACATCTTGGCCAATCGTATCACGCGTCGCTACCAGGAAAAATACTAA
- a CDS encoding sensor histidine kinase: protein MPFPQQQRERWIIGLSCLFLAFGLFRPSPIQAQDSVQVLEEGRVLHQPTRRLYYYRIDADSTVLVRQERPSTDTAGIVLPANTYSQINRQVEKQILTPDWYSENLVFHYEDQYLVLQFTQRFDLYVLGTLIVVVLVGGSLLAWLWWKLSKERRRRAAIARSRRYLAQGREKERERLAQEIHDGPVQDLHGLHMQLNAAARTNGDQLETIGDELMRVTGELRAMSADLHPPALQQFGLPAALRSHADRLRDRTSDLQVDLDLPDEAPSLPEPVALSLFRVAQEAMNNAVQHGNANHIRVRLQCVDDTVELDVEDDGVGFTPPDDWHTLADQDHYGLLGMQERAEAIGADLDISAAPGEGTHICLRGPVTGDTPASVSA from the coding sequence GTGCCTTTCCCTCAGCAACAACGCGAGCGGTGGATTATCGGACTCTCCTGCCTCTTTCTCGCGTTCGGGCTGTTCCGTCCATCCCCGATACAGGCCCAGGACTCTGTTCAAGTGCTGGAAGAAGGGAGAGTGCTCCATCAGCCAACGAGACGACTCTACTACTATCGCATTGATGCCGACAGCACAGTGCTCGTCCGTCAGGAGCGTCCCTCCACGGATACCGCCGGCATTGTACTTCCAGCGAATACGTACTCGCAAATCAATCGGCAGGTAGAAAAGCAAATACTGACGCCCGACTGGTACAGTGAGAATCTCGTTTTCCACTACGAGGATCAGTACCTCGTGCTGCAGTTCACTCAGCGCTTCGATCTCTACGTGCTCGGCACGCTGATCGTCGTCGTGCTGGTCGGGGGCAGCCTGCTAGCCTGGCTCTGGTGGAAACTGTCGAAGGAGCGGCGCCGACGAGCTGCGATCGCGCGGTCGCGGCGCTATCTGGCCCAGGGCCGGGAAAAGGAGCGGGAACGTCTCGCCCAGGAAATCCACGACGGCCCCGTACAGGACCTTCATGGGCTCCACATGCAGCTCAATGCGGCGGCCCGGACCAACGGCGATCAGCTCGAAACGATTGGCGACGAATTGATGCGCGTCACGGGTGAGCTTCGAGCCATGAGCGCCGACCTGCACCCGCCGGCCCTTCAGCAGTTCGGCCTGCCCGCCGCCCTCCGCTCACACGCCGATCGCTTGCGCGACCGCACGTCGGACCTGCAGGTGGACCTCGACCTCCCGGACGAGGCCCCGTCCCTTCCAGAGCCCGTCGCCCTCTCCCTCTTTCGGGTGGCTCAGGAGGCGATGAACAACGCGGTGCAGCACGGCAATGCCAACCACATTCGGGTCCGGCTCCAGTGTGTGGACGACACCGTAGAGCTTGATGTGGAGGACGATGGGGTTGGCTTTACGCCCCCTGATGACTGGCACACACTTGCCGATCAGGATCATTATGGCCTCCTTGGCATGCAGGAACGAGCGGAGGCCATTGGGGCCGACCTCGACATCAGCGCGGCCCCCGGCGAGGGCACCCACATTTGCCTTCGCGGACCGGTGACGGGCGACACCCCGGCCTCCGTTTCGGCCTAA
- a CDS encoding PstS family phosphate ABC transporter substrate-binding protein, giving the protein MMTSSHSAESLFSSLWASTGGLGVIACALVLALAGCGGGSAKSVSVDGSSTVFPLTEAVAEEFMKETPGARVNVGVSGTGGGFAKFLRGETAINDASRPISPEEIEKAESNGVEYIEIPVAYDGLAVVAHPENDWVECLTAEELEELWRPNSSIDRWNQLRSEFPDRPIDLYGPGTASGTYDYFTEAIVGESGASRSDFTASEDDNVLVQGIKGTETSLGYFGLAYYENNADDLKVLGIDPDQRDSGASCVTPSAETVQNGTYRPLSRPLFIYVNPAKITPTVESFVQFYLENARTLASDVGYVGMPEEAYDLALQRFQNRTTGTIFGAEGMDVTGTKVTDMLRSRRDTTAADTTDE; this is encoded by the coding sequence ATGATGACCTCGTCTCATTCCGCTGAATCATTGTTCTCTTCGCTCTGGGCGTCTACTGGAGGCCTGGGCGTGATTGCGTGTGCATTGGTTCTTGCGCTTGCTGGATGCGGCGGCGGGTCGGCCAAGTCGGTGAGCGTCGACGGCTCCAGCACCGTGTTTCCGCTCACGGAAGCCGTGGCGGAGGAGTTCATGAAGGAGACTCCGGGGGCCCGTGTCAATGTGGGAGTGAGCGGCACCGGTGGGGGATTTGCGAAGTTTCTGCGGGGAGAAACGGCCATCAACGATGCGTCCCGCCCCATCTCGCCCGAGGAGATCGAGAAAGCCGAAAGCAATGGCGTCGAGTATATTGAGATCCCGGTGGCCTACGACGGGTTGGCCGTGGTCGCGCATCCCGAGAACGATTGGGTGGAGTGCCTCACCGCCGAGGAGCTCGAAGAGCTGTGGCGTCCCAACAGCTCAATCGACCGCTGGAATCAGCTCCGCAGCGAGTTTCCGGATCGGCCGATTGATCTCTATGGTCCGGGCACGGCCAGCGGCACCTACGACTACTTCACCGAGGCGATTGTGGGAGAGAGCGGGGCCAGCCGATCGGATTTCACGGCCAGTGAAGACGACAACGTGCTCGTTCAGGGCATTAAGGGAACGGAGACCTCGCTCGGGTACTTTGGGTTGGCCTACTACGAAAACAACGCGGACGACTTGAAGGTGCTCGGCATCGACCCCGACCAGCGTGACAGCGGCGCGTCCTGCGTGACCCCGAGTGCCGAAACGGTTCAGAACGGAACGTACCGCCCCCTGTCCCGCCCCCTCTTCATCTACGTAAACCCGGCGAAGATCACGCCGACCGTCGAGTCGTTCGTCCAGTTCTACCTGGAAAACGCACGCACGCTGGCCTCCGACGTGGGCTACGTGGGCATGCCGGAAGAGGCCTATGACCTTGCGCTCCAGCGCTTTCAGAACCGCACGACGGGCACGATCTTTGGCGCCGAGGGAATGGATGTGACGGGCACGAAAGTAACGGACATGCTCCGTTCCCGGAGGGACACGACGGCCGCCGACACGACTGATGAATAA
- a CDS encoding response regulator transcription factor, producing the protein MEGPTVLVVDDEEDLLSLLEYNLEQEGYDTLLARDGVEAIEQTREHEPDLIILDIMMPKMDGIEVCERLRKDAHLRTIPIMMLTARTEEEDQVEGLDVGADIYLGKPVSVSVIISQANALLRSARRYADPPDQIKVHNLRVDRDRYLVYQKNGEGDEEELRMPRKEFELLYFLASHPGKVFSRQEILDEVWGRDVYVVDRTVDVHVRKIRQKIGSEYIETVKGVGYRMKE; encoded by the coding sequence ATGGAGGGCCCGACGGTTCTCGTCGTCGATGACGAAGAGGATCTGTTGAGCCTACTGGAGTATAACCTGGAGCAGGAAGGATACGACACTCTTCTTGCTCGGGATGGGGTGGAGGCCATTGAGCAGACACGAGAACATGAGCCGGATCTCATCATCCTCGACATCATGATGCCGAAAATGGACGGCATCGAGGTGTGCGAGCGTCTGCGAAAGGACGCCCATTTGCGCACCATCCCGATCATGATGCTCACTGCCCGTACCGAAGAGGAGGATCAGGTCGAAGGGCTCGATGTAGGGGCGGATATCTATCTCGGCAAGCCGGTGTCCGTGTCCGTCATCATAAGCCAGGCCAACGCCCTTCTCCGAAGTGCTCGGCGCTACGCCGACCCACCCGACCAAATCAAGGTGCACAACCTGCGCGTGGATCGGGACCGCTACTTGGTCTATCAGAAAAACGGGGAAGGGGACGAGGAAGAGCTCCGGATGCCCCGAAAAGAATTCGAGCTTCTGTACTTTCTAGCGTCCCATCCCGGCAAGGTCTTCTCCCGTCAGGAAATTCTGGATGAGGTTTGGGGACGGGACGTGTACGTTGTGGATCGGACCGTAGACGTGCACGTGCGGAAGATTCGGCAAAAGATTGGAAGCGAATACATTGAAACGGTGAAAGGAGTGGGCTACCGAATGAAAGAATAG
- a CDS encoding hybrid sensor histidine kinase/response regulator transcription factor has translation MRYAAFVLVVAVALGSGARPLWADTAPYLRYATHDGLPSKDITALAQTSNGLLWIGTRNGLAVYDGHQFRTIPMPDSVRQKQVISLQPMPDGSVWAGIGHDAVRVAPHGITRVLLLGPHLHSEILKRDDEILFVTDRSVWSLPSSHRRPTRTRFRYDTLSDVTLVRGADLDSQGRLWVVNKRRGPGRVRPDGRVQFSEPPLSLPDRPQPQTGFSDLHFLADGTALVTGARRLFRFDPEAHTLTPLSDGLPPLAEISHDGTVAHLTQAPSVLRYDTQARQIRPSIGPAQEAPNAATTSLLHDREGGLWVGTQNGLLHFMNPASRHVEAVDGVSFQTGASFRAQDSTLWVSTWGDGLFQLRPERRRVAPDGRTRWVFPRSHDGQLHALAGPGRWWYRWNTSNGWNLMRFAKDAVRGYVDSSGTGYFWHNDGLYRHVPAGDTTERTRLRPWSVGTSQHHLMGPAPNGDLILFDEGHLLRLRRPDGAVLDTIAFVPEHVQSQGRRLQIDSAGRIWCPFRGGGLLRVDPSRGTTQTLLKGTIVEKVTLGGDSLAMVNTKNGLYLLDAQTGSLRRHLTEADGLLSNDVNGSLMMEDTLYVGHLSGLTLLPTSSLFRTPPTPHAVLTGLEINLDNRPLPSDSLFGQEERAVGFSYTGASLLYPDRVHYEVRLSPRDTTWKTTPRRFVRYTNLEPGTYRFEVRARLENYPPGPVATYTFTIPPHFYETWWFQLLLVLGVIGSGLGIYRWRTARLRKRQEELETAVEDRTQELVEEKKKTERQAERLAELDDAKNRFFAHVSHEFRTPLSLILTPLEEQLRRSDGSVSFGRRQARRMTENARRLQRLIDQLLDLATLEAGRMELNRRPGRLARLVRRRTEAFRSKADQKDIDLQVDVPDAPIETHFDPEKMETIVTNLVSNAIKFTPEGGTVTLRVDTTEHAQSMSPPTAEDAVHGTVRLEVSDTGPGIDPDVQETIFDRFEQADASSTQTHDGIGLGLALTQELVELHGGTIDVNSTPGEGTTFVVELPLVAAPSPSSERTTTPEDDPSTEAGANGVDRPSAPDASKIESSSRDDATPPSDAATILVVEDNAEMRAYLHEQLSHSWRILEATNGEEGWEQVQKNEPDLVLSDVMMPETDGYALCRRIKADEQLRVTPVLLLTARADETATREGLQCGADDYVAKPFDVEELRQRIANHLAARRHLQSHYREEVSLAGLNATAEEQSFLERVVDATEGRLQDPDFTVGDLASEMALSRRQLTRRLKKAVGETPGNVIYRLRIERAKTLLASDTTSVAEVAYAVGYRSPSSFSQSFRKMVGCPPSEYVEAQQE, from the coding sequence GTGCGGTATGCTGCTTTCGTTCTCGTCGTGGCGGTGGCCCTCGGCTCGGGGGCACGGCCGCTCTGGGCGGACACGGCTCCCTACCTCCGCTATGCTACCCACGACGGGCTCCCCAGCAAAGACATCACGGCCCTTGCCCAAACGAGCAATGGGCTCCTCTGGATCGGTACCCGGAACGGACTGGCAGTCTACGACGGCCACCAGTTCCGCACGATTCCTATGCCGGACTCCGTGCGCCAAAAGCAGGTAATTTCCCTCCAGCCCATGCCGGACGGATCGGTGTGGGCAGGAATTGGTCACGATGCTGTCCGGGTGGCCCCGCACGGGATCACCCGGGTGCTCCTGCTCGGCCCTCACTTGCATAGCGAGATTCTAAAGCGGGACGACGAAATCCTGTTCGTCACGGATCGGTCCGTGTGGAGCCTTCCGTCCTCTCACCGCCGTCCAACTCGTACCCGCTTCCGGTACGACACCCTGTCGGACGTGACGCTCGTCCGAGGGGCCGACCTAGACTCCCAAGGACGGCTGTGGGTGGTAAACAAAAGACGAGGACCGGGACGCGTGCGACCGGATGGACGGGTTCAGTTCTCCGAGCCTCCCCTCTCCCTCCCAGATCGTCCTCAGCCTCAAACAGGGTTTTCCGATCTCCACTTTCTCGCGGATGGAACCGCGCTGGTCACCGGCGCCCGCCGGCTGTTTCGGTTCGACCCCGAAGCGCATACGCTGACCCCTCTTTCTGATGGACTTCCTCCCCTCGCTGAGATTAGCCACGACGGCACTGTGGCCCACCTCACCCAGGCCCCGTCCGTTCTTCGGTACGACACACAAGCTCGTCAGATACGGCCTTCCATTGGCCCGGCGCAGGAGGCGCCCAACGCCGCGACAACTTCACTCCTTCACGACCGGGAAGGCGGCCTTTGGGTGGGGACCCAAAACGGACTCCTGCATTTTATGAATCCAGCCTCGCGGCACGTGGAAGCCGTCGACGGCGTGTCGTTCCAAACCGGAGCGTCGTTTCGGGCACAAGACTCAACGCTGTGGGTCAGCACGTGGGGAGACGGCCTTTTCCAGCTCCGCCCTGAGCGCAGGCGCGTGGCCCCTGACGGACGGACCCGGTGGGTTTTCCCTCGCAGCCACGACGGCCAACTGCACGCCCTCGCAGGTCCGGGCCGCTGGTGGTACCGATGGAATACTTCCAACGGATGGAACCTGATGAGATTTGCAAAGGATGCTGTCCGGGGCTACGTCGACTCCTCCGGTACTGGCTACTTTTGGCATAACGACGGCCTGTACCGTCACGTGCCTGCCGGAGACACGACGGAGCGCACCCGCCTCCGTCCCTGGTCCGTCGGCACCTCCCAGCACCACCTGATGGGCCCCGCTCCGAACGGAGACCTCATTCTATTCGACGAAGGCCACCTCCTTCGCCTGCGACGTCCGGACGGCGCAGTGCTTGACACCATTGCCTTCGTTCCTGAACACGTCCAATCGCAGGGGCGTCGCCTCCAAATCGACTCGGCCGGCCGCATCTGGTGTCCCTTCCGCGGCGGCGGCCTGCTCCGCGTGGACCCGTCCCGCGGAACGACGCAGACGCTTCTGAAGGGAACGATCGTTGAAAAAGTCACCCTGGGGGGCGACAGTCTGGCCATGGTCAATACCAAGAACGGCCTCTATCTGCTGGATGCCCAAACCGGCTCCCTCCGACGTCACCTCACCGAGGCCGATGGCCTCCTGTCGAACGATGTGAACGGCAGTCTCATGATGGAGGACACCCTCTACGTGGGCCATCTGTCGGGCCTCACGCTCCTCCCAACCAGTTCGCTCTTTCGGACGCCCCCAACGCCCCACGCCGTCCTTACGGGACTGGAAATCAACCTCGACAACCGTCCCTTACCGTCGGACTCCCTTTTCGGACAGGAGGAGCGCGCGGTCGGATTTTCCTACACTGGCGCCAGCCTCCTCTACCCCGACCGCGTCCACTACGAGGTGCGGCTTTCGCCTCGGGACACAACGTGGAAAACGACTCCGCGACGCTTCGTCCGATATACGAATCTGGAGCCAGGCACCTATCGGTTCGAGGTGCGTGCACGGCTGGAAAATTACCCGCCCGGCCCGGTGGCAACCTACACGTTTACCATCCCCCCCCATTTCTACGAGACGTGGTGGTTTCAACTTCTCCTCGTGCTGGGGGTCATCGGGAGCGGCCTCGGCATCTACCGGTGGCGCACCGCTCGCCTTCGGAAGCGACAAGAAGAGTTGGAGACCGCCGTCGAAGATCGAACCCAAGAACTGGTCGAGGAGAAGAAAAAGACCGAACGGCAGGCCGAGCGCCTCGCGGAGTTGGACGACGCGAAGAATCGCTTCTTCGCTCACGTCAGCCACGAGTTTCGCACGCCCCTTTCCCTCATCCTCACCCCCCTGGAGGAGCAGCTCCGTCGCAGCGATGGATCGGTCTCGTTCGGACGTCGACAGGCCCGCCGCATGACGGAAAACGCCCGCCGCCTGCAACGCCTCATCGACCAGCTCCTCGACCTTGCCACCCTGGAAGCCGGTCGCATGGAGTTGAACCGCCGACCCGGCCGCCTGGCGCGTCTCGTCCGTCGGCGCACCGAAGCCTTCCGCTCAAAAGCCGACCAAAAAGACATCGACCTCCAGGTCGACGTGCCGGACGCCCCGATCGAGACGCACTTCGATCCGGAGAAGATGGAGACGATTGTGACCAATCTCGTAAGCAACGCCATCAAGTTTACACCGGAAGGCGGCACCGTCACCCTCCGGGTCGACACGACCGAACATGCCCAATCGATGTCCCCTCCGACCGCGGAGGACGCCGTGCATGGCACCGTCCGCCTCGAGGTGTCCGACACGGGACCCGGCATCGATCCCGACGTGCAAGAAACGATCTTCGACCGGTTCGAGCAAGCCGATGCCTCCAGCACGCAAACCCACGACGGCATTGGTCTTGGACTGGCCTTGACCCAAGAACTGGTGGAGCTCCACGGCGGAACGATTGACGTGAACAGCACGCCGGGGGAAGGGACCACCTTTGTCGTGGAGCTCCCCCTCGTGGCGGCGCCGTCCCCCTCGTCCGAGCGTACAACCACACCGGAGGACGATCCCTCAACCGAGGCCGGAGCGAACGGCGTCGACCGCCCCTCCGCGCCGGACGCCTCCAAGATCGAGAGCTCCTCCCGCGACGACGCGACTCCGCCGAGCGACGCAGCGACGATTCTCGTCGTGGAGGACAATGCCGAAATGCGTGCCTACCTGCACGAGCAGCTGTCGCATTCGTGGAGGATACTCGAGGCGACGAACGGTGAAGAAGGATGGGAACAGGTGCAGAAGAACGAGCCCGACCTCGTGCTCAGTGACGTCATGATGCCGGAGACCGACGGCTATGCTCTTTGCCGTCGCATTAAAGCGGATGAGCAGCTCCGCGTGACGCCGGTCTTGCTCCTGACGGCACGGGCGGACGAGACGGCCACCCGCGAAGGACTGCAGTGCGGTGCGGACGACTACGTAGCCAAGCCGTTCGATGTGGAAGAGTTGCGGCAGCGCATCGCGAACCATCTGGCGGCCCGTCGTCACCTCCAGTCCCACTATCGAGAGGAGGTAAGCCTCGCAGGCCTGAACGCGACCGCCGAGGAGCAGTCGTTCCTAGAGCGGGTCGTCGACGCAACGGAGGGGCGGCTTCAAGATCCCGACTTTACGGTGGGCGACCTGGCGTCAGAGATGGCCCTGAGCCGCCGGCAATTGACCCGACGGTTGAAGAAGGCGGTGGGAGAAACGCCTGGGAACGTGATTTATCGACTGCGCATCGAGCGGGCCAAAACCCTCCTGGCTTCCGATACAACGTCGGTGGCTGAAGTGGCCTACGCAGTGGGATATCGGTCGCCGTCCTCCTTCTCCCAATCCTTCCGGAAAATGGTCGGCTGCCCTCCCTCCGAGTACGTGGAGGCGCAACAGGAATAG
- a CDS encoding response regulator transcription factor produces the protein MATVRVVIADDHPVVRAGIRDLLNGADDITVVGEATNGAEALDLVEDEHPDVLLLDMEMPELTGVEVAQRLQAKSHPVRLLALSSYEEQEYVQGLLQNGASGYLTKEHAPELILEAVRAVARGEVRWFVQPDPSSPRSSDLTRRETEILRLMAQGHSNAGIADELNLAESTIRKHATQLYRKIGAESGREAIAWAWQNGIMSSDEESA, from the coding sequence ATGGCCACTGTGCGCGTCGTCATCGCTGACGATCACCCGGTCGTTCGCGCCGGCATTCGCGACCTGCTCAACGGGGCCGACGACATCACGGTCGTGGGAGAAGCCACCAATGGAGCGGAGGCCCTCGATCTGGTAGAGGACGAGCATCCGGACGTGCTCCTGCTGGACATGGAGATGCCGGAACTAACGGGCGTCGAGGTCGCCCAGCGCCTCCAGGCCAAATCGCACCCTGTTCGGCTCCTGGCGCTCTCGTCCTACGAGGAGCAGGAGTACGTGCAGGGCCTCCTCCAAAACGGCGCGTCCGGCTACCTCACGAAAGAGCACGCGCCCGAGCTTATCCTCGAAGCCGTGCGGGCTGTCGCCCGGGGAGAGGTGCGCTGGTTCGTCCAGCCCGATCCCTCGTCGCCTCGCTCCTCCGACCTGACCCGCCGGGAGACGGAAATTCTGCGCCTGATGGCCCAGGGCCACTCCAACGCAGGCATCGCCGACGAATTGAATCTGGCGGAGAGTACCATCCGCAAGCACGCCACCCAACTGTACCGCAAGATCGGCGCAGAGTCGGGCCGTGAAGCCATCGCCTGGGCGTGGCAGAACGGCATCATGTCGTCCGACGAGGAATCCGCGTAA
- a CDS encoding MATE family efflux transporter yields MSLSLTSPHDDDILTLAVPALAGLAADPLVSLIDTAFVGQLGSVALGALGVNTSIFSMTFVVFNFLAYGTTPRVGRAVGNDNRAEAGRAVVRALVLAGLCGILALIALQLLARPILVLMGASNDLMAPALNYLRIRALAGPAVLLITASHGAFRGYQDTRTPMLVTIGFNIVNASLDPILIFVLDWGVAGAAAATAIAQWLGALVFLGLLLGTRRDELGVELMWPSLRSLVPFLKVGRDLLLRTGSLVGSMTLATAVAARVGVTAVAAHQVAHQLWLFLALVVDALAVAAQALVSKHLGANDPETARAVSDRLFQWGFAVGVVLGLAFFLLRPVLPHFFTDDPDTVAALLDVYLFVALLQPLNGLVFVGDGIYMGAEAFPYLAKAMIGTALVAAAVLGLVLPMGWGLTGVWWGIATLMGGRLLTLAVPYGRRSLFPNEAA; encoded by the coding sequence GTGTCTCTCTCGCTCACCAGTCCCCACGACGACGATATTCTGACCCTTGCGGTGCCTGCCCTCGCGGGGCTTGCCGCCGACCCGCTCGTGTCCCTCATCGATACGGCGTTCGTCGGGCAATTGGGAAGTGTTGCCCTGGGCGCGCTCGGCGTCAACACGTCCATTTTCTCGATGACGTTTGTCGTCTTCAACTTCCTTGCGTACGGGACCACCCCGCGCGTGGGGCGCGCGGTGGGCAACGACAATCGAGCAGAGGCCGGGCGGGCGGTCGTGCGGGCGCTCGTGCTCGCCGGACTGTGTGGGATTCTCGCACTGATCGCCCTTCAGCTTCTGGCCCGCCCCATTCTCGTTCTAATGGGGGCGAGCAACGACCTGATGGCCCCGGCCCTCAACTACCTGCGCATTCGCGCACTGGCAGGGCCCGCTGTGCTCCTCATCACGGCCAGCCACGGCGCCTTCCGGGGCTACCAGGACACCCGGACGCCGATGCTCGTCACCATCGGGTTCAATATCGTCAATGCGAGCCTCGATCCCATTCTCATCTTCGTTCTCGACTGGGGAGTGGCCGGCGCGGCGGCCGCCACCGCCATAGCCCAATGGCTCGGCGCCCTCGTCTTCCTGGGGCTGCTCCTTGGCACCCGGCGGGACGAGCTTGGCGTTGAGCTGATGTGGCCTTCCCTTCGCTCCCTGGTCCCCTTCCTCAAGGTGGGACGCGATCTCCTGCTGCGCACCGGCTCGCTCGTGGGCAGCATGACGCTCGCAACAGCCGTGGCTGCGCGGGTGGGAGTGACGGCCGTCGCGGCCCACCAGGTGGCCCACCAACTCTGGCTCTTTCTCGCGCTTGTGGTCGACGCCCTTGCCGTAGCCGCGCAGGCCCTCGTGTCAAAACACCTGGGGGCCAATGACCCCGAGACTGCACGAGCCGTGTCGGACCGCCTCTTTCAATGGGGCTTCGCGGTCGGGGTCGTCCTCGGCCTCGCGTTCTTTCTCCTCCGTCCCGTCCTCCCCCATTTCTTTACCGACGACCCGGACACCGTCGCGGCACTGCTTGACGTGTATCTCTTCGTCGCGCTGCTGCAACCGCTCAATGGCCTCGTCTTCGTGGGAGACGGCATCTACATGGGCGCCGAGGCGTTCCCGTACCTCGCAAAGGCCATGATTGGCACCGCCCTCGTCGCCGCCGCGGTGCTCGGCCTCGTCCTCCCGATGGGATGGGGCCTCACGGGCGTGTGGTGGGGCATCGCAACGCTCATGGGCGGGCGGCTTCTCACGCTCGCGGTGCCGTACGGCCGACGATCCCTCTTCCCAAACGAAGCGGCATAA